The Candidatus Hydrogenedentota bacterium DNA segment AGCCCATCCGGTGATGAAGGCTATCCCGGCACTTTGCAATGCACGGTCACGTACTGGATCAGCAAAGATAAGACGCTGGAAATTCATTATGACGTTGAGACCGACGCCGCGACACCAGTCAACCTGACCAACCACAGTTATTTCAACCTGAGGGGGCACGGAAGCGGACCCATACTGAATCACGAAATGACTTTGTTCGCCGACTTCTTTACCCCTGTCAATAGCGGGCTCATCCCTACCGGAGAGCTCCGTGCCGTCGACAATACCCCCTTTGATTTCCGCGTGCCCGCACTCATTGGAAGCAGAATCAATGATTCAGACCAACAATTACAATTTGGTCAGGGCTATGATCATAACTTTGTGTTGAACCCGGATGCAACGGGTGAATTCAGGCGGGCGGCGCTTGTAAAAGAAGCGTCTACGGGACGTGCCTTGGAAGTGTGGACCTCTGAACCAGGTGTTCAATTCTATTGTGGTAATTTTTTGAATGGTACCAACCATGGCAAAGACGGCGCTGTCTATAATCATCGCGGCGGCTTCTGTTTGGAAACACAGCATTTTCCCGATTCGCCCAATCAGCCTGATTTCCCGAGCACGATTTTGCGCCCGGGCAAGGCGTATCAGTCGCGCACCTACTATCGTTTTTTTGCGGAATAAGTGAGAAGCTATTACGAGACAGAAGACCGGAATTGATCACGGAAAAGAATAAAGGTTTTATGGAATGACAAAAATGAATGGGCCGATACCTCGGGCAAAAGTTGCCCCTGCAGATACATGGGATCTAAAGAAGATATTTTCATCCGATAAGGCTTGGGAAGAGGCATTTAATCAATTAGAAACGCGCTTGCCCGAATTGGATCTTTTCCGTGGTAAATTAAAACGTTCCGCGCGCCAAATCAAGGGATGTTTCGATACGGTCAATGAACTTAGTCTGCTGCTGGAAAAGTTGGGTGCCTATGCCCAACTAAAATATAGCGAGGACATTACCAATCCCAACTATCAGATCATGGCTGCCCGCTTTTCTAATTTGGCAACACGCTATAGTGAATCGGTGAGTTTTGTCAACCCGGAAATTCAAGAAATTCCAAAAACAAAAATGAAGGAATTTCTTAAATCACCGCTCATTGAAAACTATCTCTTTTCACTTGAAAATCTGTTGCGATACCGTCCTCATATTCTCGGACTCAATGAAGAGCGCCTGCTGGCAATGCAAGGAGAAGTGGCGGAAACGCCTTCCCGCGTCTTCGACCAACTTTCTGATGGAGATATGAAATTCGGCGAAGTGGTCGATGAAAAGGGTAATCGTGTTGAAGTGACCCAAAGTTCCTTCAGAGCTCTTCTTGATTCCCCGCTTAGAAAAGTCCGTAAAGAAGCATTTCATAAATATTATGCTGTTATGGAAGGGCATGGCAATACGCTGGCTGCCACACTCAACGGTTCTGTCCTGCAAGATGTATATGTCGCCCAAGCCAGAAATTATGCTTCAGCCCGTGAAGCAGCTCTCTTTGATGACAAAATGCCGACGGCGGCCTATGACGCGTTGATTGCAGCAGTACGGGAAGCCCTTCCTGTTGTCCATCGTTATCTGGGGCTGCGCAAGAAGGCGCTGCGTCTGAAACAACTCCATTTTTATGACACCTACACGCCTATTGTAAAGGATGTGTCCCGCACGATCGATTATGAGGAAGCGGTAGATTTATGCTGCGAGGCTGTTGCTCCTTTGGGCTCGGAATATGTGAAGACTCTGCGCCTTGGTCTCACGAAAGACCGTTGGGTTGATCGGTATGAAAATCGGGGCAAAAGCAGCGGTGCTTTTTCCTATGGTTGTTACGGCTGCCCCCCTTATATTCTCATGAATTATAAAAGCAATGTATTGGACAGTGTCTTCACACTCATCCATGAAGCGGGGCATTCCATGCACTCGTGGTATAGCATGCGCGCACAGCCTTACCACTATGCCCACTACCCCATTCTTCTTGCTGAAGTGGCATCCACCTTTAATGAACAATTGCTTGGCCGCTATATGTTGGATCATGCCGACTCAAAAGGGATGTGCATTTTACTGATCAACAAACAAATCGATGAAATCCGCGGCACCATTTTCAGGCAAACCATGTTTGCCGAATATGAAAAGATTATCCACGAACTTGTAGAGTCCGGCAACCCCCTTACGCTCGCAGTGTTACGTGAGGAATACCGCAAATTACTGGATGACTATTTCGGATCGGCTATGCATATAGATGCAGAGCTTGAGCTGGAAGGTCTGCGTATCCCCCACTTTTACCGTGCTTTTTACGTCTACAAGTATGCTACCGGATTATCTTCCGCCATTGCCCTTTCACGCAATGTGTTGGAGGGCGGCGCAAAAGAATGTCAGCGCTACCTTGATTTTCTTAGTGCCGGCGGATCCCGCTATCCTTTGGATACGCTGAAAACGGCCGGCGTGGATTTGACCAAGCCTAAAGCAGTTGAACAAGCCATGGAAGTCTTTGCAGAGCTTGTGAATACGCTGGAGCAGTTGATGCAAGGTTGAGATCATAGCGAGCGCAGGCCTATCGGGCGAGCACAGCCTTTTGAGATCAAGTGGTTGTAAGCACTCTTTACAAAGGCAGTTTTTTATTGTTGCTTTCTATTGAGTTTTTCATCATGCTTGCCTCCATCTCCGTAATATCCATGAGCAAGGCATCTTCCTCTCGCCGTTGATCATCCTCAATATAGGGCGTCACGATAAGAATAAGTTGCCGGTCTGTTTTATCGCCCTCATAGTTTCGGAAAAGCCCTCCGAGAAGAGGGATGTCTTTTAAGACCGGAATACCGCTGTGTTGTTTAAGCGAACGGCGCAGCTGCAACCCGCCAAGCAATACGGGGCGGCCATGGGGTGTACGGCTTGTTGCCTGTGCAAGGGTCGTGTCCACCACCGGATAGTTGTTTCTGAATTCAACTAAATGACTTAATTTAAGCATGATATCAAGTTTGATATCATCATAGTCGTTCACCTCAGGCAGTACCTCCAGCGTTACGCCCACATCGAGAAAGCGCACATCTTCCAATACTGTATTGGTCTGTCCGTCCACGGTCACGACCGTATAGGGTTCTTGGCGTGCGTCCGAGAAAGTCGCTTGTTTTCGGTTCAAAGTCGCAATGCGCGGTTCCGTAATGATACGGGTTTTGCTGTCAGTCGCTATGGCGCGGATCAGCAGATTATAATCGGATGTGGCGAAAGACCCGATGCTGAGTTCGGTAATGGGCGATCCTGCCGCTATGGGTGGCGCAAGCTTTATCCCTCCTTCCCGAGTGATGACAGAGGGCGTATAGGGTCGTACTCTTTCGTGTTGCGCCTTAAAATCCAGCCCAAGATTCTTAAAGGTATTATCACTGACGGAAAGGAGTTTTGCTTCAATAATTATTTGTGAGGGAGCCTTATCCCACTGTTGGAAAAGATCTAAAGCGATAGCCGCCCGTTGAGGCGTGGTAAAGAGGCTAACTTTATTGTTTTCTTTGTCGATATGGTAGCTCTCTCCTCGTGTGTTGAGCAACAAAGCCAGCTTCTCTTCTAAATCTAAAGTCTCCAATTCGGCAAAAGAAAAGGTATAGCTGAATGGTTCTCTTTCCATATCCATGGCAGTGATGATGTCCCGTAAACGTTCGATCCAAGCCTCTTCAGCAGTAACGATGATTGCGTTATTGCGTGTATCAATTACCACTGAACCGCGCCGTCCCAATGCGAAGGCACGCATTCCTGAACGCTCCGCCGTCCCGCCTCCGTCAATACCGGGCTGTGCTGCAATATTGTCGCGGACACCCGGAGGCGTGAGAGCATTGATCGCTTCCCCCTGCCCTGTCGGTTGTGGCGAAAAGGCAGCGCCTCCATGCGTACGATCACGGGAGATACCGGTATCGCGAAAGAGTTCCTGTATCGTATACCCTACTTCATCGCAGGAGGCATGCCGTAAGGGAAAAATCTCGGTCACTAAATCCACGGGTTTGTCCAATTCATCCAATGCCTTACGAACTCTTTCGATGTTCTTCGGTGTATCCGTAACCGTAATGAAACGGCCTGCCGTATCGGTTTGGATACTTCCCGGTGACTGTACAATGGAGCTTAATAACGCCCCTGCCTCTTGTGAGGTGATCTCATTGGTTTCGAAGACGGCTGTTGTCAGCATCTGATCCA contains these protein-coding regions:
- the pepF gene encoding oligoendopeptidase F — protein: MNGPIPRAKVAPADTWDLKKIFSSDKAWEEAFNQLETRLPELDLFRGKLKRSARQIKGCFDTVNELSLLLEKLGAYAQLKYSEDITNPNYQIMAARFSNLATRYSESVSFVNPEIQEIPKTKMKEFLKSPLIENYLFSLENLLRYRPHILGLNEERLLAMQGEVAETPSRVFDQLSDGDMKFGEVVDEKGNRVEVTQSSFRALLDSPLRKVRKEAFHKYYAVMEGHGNTLAATLNGSVLQDVYVAQARNYASAREAALFDDKMPTAAYDALIAAVREALPVVHRYLGLRKKALRLKQLHFYDTYTPIVKDVSRTIDYEEAVDLCCEAVAPLGSEYVKTLRLGLTKDRWVDRYENRGKSSGAFSYGCYGCPPYILMNYKSNVLDSVFTLIHEAGHSMHSWYSMRAQPYHYAHYPILLAEVASTFNEQLLGRYMLDHADSKGMCILLINKQIDEIRGTIFRQTMFAEYEKIIHELVESGNPLTLAVLREEYRKLLDDYFGSAMHIDAELELEGLRIPHFYRAFYVYKYATGLSSAIALSRNVLEGGAKECQRYLDFLSAGGSRYPLDTLKTAGVDLTKPKAVEQAMEVFAELVNTLEQLMQG
- a CDS encoding galactose mutarotase, translated to SPSGDEGYPGTLQCTVTYWISKDKTLEIHYDVETDAATPVNLTNHSYFNLRGHGSGPILNHEMTLFADFFTPVNSGLIPTGELRAVDNTPFDFRVPALIGSRINDSDQQLQFGQGYDHNFVLNPDATGEFRRAALVKEASTGRALEVWTSEPGVQFYCGNFLNGTNHGKDGAVYNHRGGFCLETQHFPDSPNQPDFPSTILRPGKAYQSRTYYRFFAE